A stretch of Acidimicrobiales bacterium DNA encodes these proteins:
- a CDS encoding cytochrome P450 yields the protein MTATRPTSAVLDPEWWRRDPQADFAALRAHDGIWRDEGSGIWLAARHADVLAVERESATFASRDQEGGTYRLNPSPGEMTMISHDDPQHLAQRRQVNRRFTPRAVRSHTEHYTAIIEELVDGAIDEHDSRGSVEVVDAIAAQLPCRVTAELIGFGAERWREVKDWSERQMRIDTAPSDPALFESFIGSIQEWAAIMQDVLPQRAAEPAEDLFSDWIANQMDPMTMVQETGLLIAGGAETTRTVIAHGLRTFVDHPDQWEAIAADPALAITATEELIRWVTPLNNMFRQATADTELAGTAIAAGERIALVYPAANKDEAVWDDPQVFDITRDPNPHLSFGHGTHFCLGANVARAEVRLLLEVLTSRITNLRAVTEPDVEPNIFARAVRSFELGFDLR from the coding sequence GTGACCGCGACCCGACCGACCAGCGCCGTCCTCGACCCGGAGTGGTGGCGCCGCGACCCGCAAGCCGACTTCGCCGCACTCCGCGCCCACGACGGGATCTGGCGTGACGAGGGCAGCGGCATCTGGCTCGCCGCCCGCCATGCGGACGTCCTCGCGGTCGAGCGGGAAAGTGCGACGTTCGCCAGCCGCGACCAGGAGGGTGGCACCTACCGCCTGAACCCGTCGCCGGGCGAGATGACGATGATCAGCCACGACGACCCGCAGCACCTCGCCCAGCGTCGCCAGGTCAACCGGCGCTTCACCCCCCGGGCCGTGCGCTCCCACACCGAGCACTACACCGCGATCATCGAGGAGCTCGTGGACGGCGCCATCGATGAACACGACTCCCGCGGGTCGGTCGAGGTCGTCGACGCCATCGCCGCTCAGCTGCCGTGCCGGGTGACCGCCGAGCTCATCGGCTTCGGCGCCGAGCGCTGGCGCGAGGTGAAGGACTGGTCCGAACGCCAGATGCGGATCGACACGGCTCCGTCGGATCCGGCGCTCTTCGAGTCGTTCATCGGCAGCATCCAGGAGTGGGCGGCGATCATGCAGGACGTCCTGCCCCAGCGGGCGGCCGAACCGGCAGAGGATCTCTTCTCCGACTGGATCGCGAACCAGATGGACCCGATGACGATGGTGCAGGAGACCGGGCTCCTGATCGCCGGTGGCGCCGAGACGACCCGCACCGTGATCGCCCACGGTCTGCGGACGTTCGTCGATCATCCCGACCAGTGGGAGGCGATCGCGGCCGACCCAGCCCTCGCGATCACCGCCACGGAAGAACTGATCCGCTGGGTGACACCGCTGAACAACATGTTCCGCCAGGCCACTGCGGACACCGAGCTCGCGGGCACGGCGATCGCCGCCGGCGAGCGCATCGCGCTCGTCTACCCGGCCGCGAACAAGGATGAAGCGGTGTGGGACGACCCCCAGGTCTTCGACATCACCCGCGACCCGAACCCGCACCTGTCCTTCGGCCACGGCACCCACTTCTGCCTCGGTGCCAACGTCGCCCGCGCCGAGGTGCGGCTCCTGCTCGAGGTGTTGACGAGCCGCATCACCAACCTGCGCGCCGTCACCGAGCCGGACGTCGAGCCCAACATCTTCGCCCGGGCGGTGCGGTCCTTCGAGCTCGGTTTCGACCTGCGCTGA